TCTGCGCAAATATTTAAATTGTTTACCCGAAGGAAGCTATTTACCAAATTTCACCTGCTTATACTCAAACGGTATTACAGGTTAAATCTGTTACTGCCAATCGTCTGCACGGCTATTGCCGCAGTATTTGTTACAGTCGAAGGGGGAATTGCCATACTCATTGCTGTACATTTCATTTTGGGCATTTTTGTTTTTTTCCTCGCGGAAATCTTCCGGCAAGGCCTCCATTTACAGGATGAACAAGATTTATATATCTAGTATATGGCTATTGTTGTAAATATAGATGTAATGCTGGCCAAACGAAAAATGCAAAGCAAAGAACTTGCAGAACAAATCGGCATTACACAAGGTAATCTTTCGGTATTAAAAACGGGAAAGGCAAAAGGAATACGTTTCGAAACGCTACAAGCGATATGCACTGTATTGGAGTGTCAACCAGGTGATATATTGGAATTCGTACCTGATTAGCGCATAAAACCATGATATCAAACATTAAAAGGACCCAGATTGTGATGTGGGCGTAAAGACAAGTCAGTTATGAACCAGTTAAAAATACAGAATCTTTCGAAAACGTATCCTAACGGGGTGAAAGCAATTACGGAGCTTTCATTACATATCGGTCAGGGCATGTTTGGGCTGCTTGGTCCGAATGGAGCTGGAAAATCGACATTAATGAAAATCATTGCTGGTTTAGAACAGGCAGATACCGGTTCCGTTGTATTGAATGATGTCAATATTTTAAATGAGCCCTCTTTTATAAAGAAACAGCTCGGTTACCTACCCCAAGATTTTGGAGTATATCCGCACCTATCGGCTTATCAACTCATGCATCACCTTGCCGTACTTAAAGGAATTAAAAAAGAAGGACGAAAAGAACATATATTAGATTTGCTCGCACGTGTAAATCTTTACGAATTTCGTGACAAAGAAGTTCACAATTTTTCGGGAGGAATGCGGCAACGTTTTGGTATTGCGCAGGCGATGTTGGGTTCGCCACAAATTATCATTGTAGACGAACCCACAGCGGGCCTCGATCCGCAAGAGCGCAATCGTTTCAACAATCTACTTAGTGAAATCGGGGAACAGATGATAGTGATCCTTTCAACACATCTAGTGGAAGATGTGCGAAGCCTCTGTGCTCAAATGGCTATTATCAACAACGGAAGTTTGATGGTCAATGGCGCACCCAACGACTTTTTAAAATCGTTGGAAGGCCGTATTTGGGCAAAAACGATTGACAAAAATGAATTACGTTATTTTAACGAAAATTTTCACACCTTATCAGCCCAATTACACGGGGGGCGTCTAGACGTCCATATTTATGCCACAAAAAGCCCAGGGAATGGTTTTGAGCAAATTAAACCTGATCTTGAAGATGTCTATTTCACACATTTATCTCAAATTGTATAGCCATGTTTATCGACTACTTTCTACTGGAAGTCAACTTTTACTTTCCAAAAAAATGGTTCCTGGCACTATTATTCTGTTTTTTAGCATTTGGTTATTGGGTTAGCGTCATAGCTTCTTTTTCATTTGCCGGTGTTTACGCCAATTCTCCCTTTGTGTTAACTTACACCATAGGATTAGTATCGCTATTGAATATCTTTACCATCGTTATTTGTTCATCACAAATATTTTTACGTGAAATAGATGCACGATTTTCATCGCTCCTGTATACAACCCCGGTCAATAAAAATATTTTTCAACTGAGTCGTTTTGTGCTGGTGTTTCTGATCACGGCCCTTACATTTCTATTCTTTATCCTTGGGCTGATGCTCGGTCATGCTTCACAAGGAGATGAACATGAGAAATTTATGTCATTCCGTATGCTCAACTACCTACAGCCCTATATACTACTCGTCCTTCCAAATATTTTTTTCTGCACCGCAACTGTTAGTGCAATTGCTTGGACCAGCCGTAGTAAAATGCTTGTTTTTCTTTCGGGAGTTTTCATTTATATCCTATACTTCGCTGTCTCTTTATTTTCGAATTCGCCATTATTTGCCAACGCATCCCCCGTTTCCTCCGAGACCATGAGCCGGATGGCCATAGTCGACCCTTTTGGTCTGGCTGCTTTCTTTGAACAATGTCAGTCATGGAGCCCAGCTTTGAAAAACTCGACATTGCTCCAGCTCAAAGGAAATTTTTTGATAAACCGGATTGGTCTACTTGTATTTTCATCTGCATTGACGTTACTTGCGATCCGTCGAGCACGTTTTCATTGCACGACAAAAAAGAATATAAAACCGCCGCTGCAAAAGGCTGGAAACCAGCCAATCCTTCCTAGGGGACAAATAAGCATATCCGAAAAAGGTTGGCTTTATGATTGGCATACGCTTTATAGCTTCCTAAAGATTGACCTTCGAGCCCTACTAAAAGGTTTACCCTTTGTCGTTGTCATTGCGCTATGGTTGTTTTTTCTAGGTATGGAAATATACAGTAACA
The Sphingobacterium multivorum genome window above contains:
- a CDS encoding ABC transporter ATP-binding protein, which codes for MNQLKIQNLSKTYPNGVKAITELSLHIGQGMFGLLGPNGAGKSTLMKIIAGLEQADTGSVVLNDVNILNEPSFIKKQLGYLPQDFGVYPHLSAYQLMHHLAVLKGIKKEGRKEHILDLLARVNLYEFRDKEVHNFSGGMRQRFGIAQAMLGSPQIIIVDEPTAGLDPQERNRFNNLLSEIGEQMIVILSTHLVEDVRSLCAQMAIINNGSLMVNGAPNDFLKSLEGRIWAKTIDKNELRYFNENFHTLSAQLHGGRLDVHIYATKSPGNGFEQIKPDLEDVYFTHLSQIV
- a CDS encoding helix-turn-helix domain-containing protein gives rise to the protein MAIVVNIDVMLAKRKMQSKELAEQIGITQGNLSVLKTGKAKGIRFETLQAICTVLECQPGDILEFVPD
- a CDS encoding DUF2975 domain-containing protein, giving the protein MMNRTKIIGRVLFYITSLLGSLYLIITLYALICLLTGWNTASYGNGMFLHINYPFTITPLMNVDNNVSYKVFSFILPLSFYTIFFLLSAQIFKLFTRRKLFTKFHLLILKRYYRLNLLLPIVCTAIAAVFVTVEGGIAILIAVHFILGIFVFFLAEIFRQGLHLQDEQDLYI